Proteins co-encoded in one Natronorubrum daqingense genomic window:
- a CDS encoding DUF5658 family protein, translating into MSSDGAHARVHFPVDVSPVALERFCWILVGVSLVGDIVTTFVGLHMGLAESNPIARSAIEGYGLVGMIALKAFAVGIGLVCRPLLPVAYRAIVPAGLAVPWTAAVFINLYMISTVI; encoded by the coding sequence ATGAGTTCCGACGGCGCTCACGCACGCGTTCACTTCCCAGTCGATGTGTCGCCAGTTGCACTCGAGCGATTTTGCTGGATCCTCGTCGGGGTCTCGCTCGTGGGCGATATCGTGACGACCTTCGTCGGCCTCCACATGGGGTTAGCGGAGTCGAATCCGATCGCACGAAGTGCAATCGAGGGGTACGGACTGGTGGGCATGATCGCGTTGAAAGCGTTCGCGGTTGGAATCGGTCTCGTCTGTCGACCGCTGTTACCCGTCGCGTATCGAGCGATCGTTCCCGCCGGGTTGGCGGTCCCGTGGACGGCGGCCGTCTTCATCAATCTCTACATGATATCGACGGTGATCTGA
- a CDS encoding acyl-CoA carboxylase subunit beta: MQVHITSAPSDDEAAAIAAALAEHVGETVEVYADGNDDPVAVHEFESTSSHEAHGASSGTDADSGASTREQPPNSSEDLGPTEREARLKSEIDDILEGGPEKYREQLAESEKLFVRDRLALWFDAENCELQFEDGRFAAFDDWHPDGVGGETDDRLPADGLITGGATFEGRNLHFMANDYTVKRGSMAEKGVEKFLRMQQRALKTGQPVLYLMDSSGGRIDQQTGFFANREGIGKYYYNHSMLSGRVPQICVLYGPSIAGAAYTPVFADFTIMVEGMSAMAIASPRMVQMVTGEDIDLQELGGPDVHARESGSADLIANDEAHARELVSQLLTYLPNNADEKPPKQESKPPARAPAGIDAVVPQEPNRGYDMTDVIDRIVDEGSYFEVRPEYGSEIITAYARIDGRPIAIVANQPASRAGAIFPDAAEKAAEFVWKSDAFNIPLLYLCDTPGFMAGSQVEKDGILEQGKKLIYATSSATVPKQTVVVRKAYGAGIYAMGGPAYDPESVLGLPSGEIAIMGPEAAINAVYARKLSEVDDPDERERMEQELRAEYREDIDVHRMASEVVIDEIVPPSELREELAARFDFYEDVEKSLPDKKHGTIL, encoded by the coding sequence ATGCAGGTTCATATCACGTCAGCGCCATCCGACGACGAAGCGGCAGCGATCGCCGCTGCGCTCGCCGAACACGTCGGCGAGACGGTCGAAGTGTACGCTGACGGGAACGATGACCCCGTCGCCGTCCACGAGTTCGAGTCGACCTCGAGTCACGAGGCCCACGGCGCATCCTCCGGTACCGACGCCGATTCTGGGGCCTCGACGCGCGAGCAACCGCCCAACTCGAGCGAAGATCTCGGACCGACCGAACGCGAGGCGCGTCTCAAGTCAGAGATCGACGACATTCTCGAGGGCGGTCCCGAGAAGTATCGTGAGCAATTAGCGGAGTCGGAGAAACTGTTCGTCCGGGACCGACTCGCGCTGTGGTTCGACGCCGAGAATTGCGAACTGCAGTTCGAGGACGGTCGGTTCGCGGCGTTCGACGACTGGCATCCCGACGGCGTGGGTGGAGAGACCGACGATCGACTGCCAGCGGACGGCCTCATCACGGGCGGTGCAACCTTCGAGGGACGAAATCTCCACTTCATGGCCAACGACTACACCGTTAAGCGCGGCAGTATGGCCGAAAAAGGCGTCGAGAAGTTCCTTCGGATGCAACAACGGGCGTTGAAAACCGGCCAGCCGGTCTTGTACCTGATGGACTCCTCCGGCGGTCGGATCGACCAGCAGACGGGCTTCTTCGCGAATCGAGAGGGTATCGGGAAGTACTACTACAATCACTCGATGCTCTCGGGACGAGTGCCACAGATCTGCGTCCTCTATGGCCCGTCTATCGCCGGTGCGGCGTACACGCCCGTCTTCGCCGACTTCACGATTATGGTCGAAGGGATGTCCGCGATGGCGATCGCCTCTCCGCGGATGGTACAGATGGTTACGGGCGAAGATATCGACTTGCAGGAACTCGGCGGCCCGGACGTCCACGCTCGAGAGTCGGGTTCGGCGGACCTGATCGCGAACGACGAAGCACACGCCCGCGAACTCGTCTCCCAGTTGCTTACCTACCTGCCGAACAACGCCGACGAGAAGCCGCCCAAACAGGAGTCGAAACCACCAGCCAGGGCTCCGGCGGGGATCGACGCCGTCGTTCCCCAGGAACCGAATCGCGGCTACGACATGACGGACGTGATCGACCGCATCGTCGACGAAGGGTCGTACTTCGAGGTGCGCCCGGAGTACGGCTCGGAGATCATCACGGCCTACGCCAGAATCGACGGGCGGCCGATCGCCATCGTCGCGAACCAACCCGCATCGCGGGCGGGCGCGATTTTCCCGGACGCCGCGGAGAAGGCCGCGGAGTTCGTCTGGAAGTCGGACGCGTTCAACATTCCGTTGCTCTACCTCTGTGACACGCCGGGGTTCATGGCCGGCTCGCAGGTCGAAAAAGACGGCATTCTCGAGCAGGGGAAGAAGCTGATCTACGCGACGTCGTCGGCGACGGTGCCAAAACAGACCGTCGTCGTGCGAAAGGCCTACGGAGCCGGCATCTACGCGATGGGCGGGCCGGCGTACGACCCGGAGAGCGTGCTCGGCCTCCCGTCCGGGGAGATAGCCATCATGGGGCCCGAGGCCGCGATCAACGCCGTGTACGCCCGAAAGCTCTCCGAGGTGGACGACCCCGATGAACGCGAGCGAATGGAACAAGAACTCAGAGCGGAGTACCGCGAAGACATCGACGTCCACCGGATGGCGAGCGAGGTCGTTATCGACGAAATCGTCCCGCCCAGCGAGCTACGCGAGGAACTCGCCGCCCGCTTCGACTTCTACGAAGACGTCGAGAAGTCTCTGCCGGACAAAAAACACGGCACGATTCTGTAA